A DNA window from Thermoleophilia bacterium contains the following coding sequences:
- a CDS encoding histidine phosphatase family protein — translation MIYLLRHGDAENEGEGGDAARRLTAKGEAQAAAAGRAIAALGLNIDSCLTSPRVRARDTAEIACNALSVKPEIVESIGDGGYDTLELAAGRGDVMIVGHEPVLSMEVTRLTGASIKLKKGGLAILEPGTLRALLRPVELEAIAG, via the coding sequence ATGATTTACCTGCTCCGACATGGCGATGCTGAAAACGAAGGTGAAGGAGGCGACGCCGCGCGTCGGCTCACTGCCAAGGGCGAGGCTCAGGCGGCCGCCGCCGGACGAGCCATCGCCGCCCTCGGGCTGAACATCGACTCCTGCCTGACAAGCCCCCGGGTCCGGGCCCGGGACACGGCCGAGATCGCCTGCAACGCATTGTCGGTGAAGCCGGAAATCGTCGAGTCGATCGGCGACGGCGGTTACGACACGCTCGAGCTCGCAGCCGGGCGCGGCGACGTGATGATCGTCGGCCACGAACCGGTCCTGTCAATGGAAGTGACCCGACTGACCGGGGCCAGCATCAAACTGAAAAAGGGCGGCTTGGCGATCCTTGAGCCGGGAACTTTGCGGGCGCTACTGCGCCCCGTCGAGCTTGAAGCTATCGCGGGCTGA